From one Peredibacter starrii genomic stretch:
- the flgM gene encoding flagellar biosynthesis anti-sigma factor FlgM: MSSIDTRSAFFPRSRSAQAESTKQSGKVDAPQRNSMERATELTEKTATDAKVNIGDGVKDFARIKKAAMSAPETDNSEKIARLKAQIAAGSYEIDYDGLADKILTSEF, encoded by the coding sequence ATGAGTAGCATCGACACACGATCAGCCTTTTTTCCTCGTAGCAGAAGTGCTCAAGCCGAGTCTACAAAACAAAGCGGTAAAGTGGACGCTCCTCAACGTAACAGTATGGAACGTGCTACTGAACTAACAGAAAAAACTGCAACAGACGCGAAAGTTAACATCGGTGATGGTGTTAAGGATTTCGCTCGTATCAAGAAAGCTGCCATGAGTGCTCCTGAGACGGACAACTCTGAAAAGATCGCCCGTCTAAAAGCTCAAATCGCGGCCGGTTCATACGAAATCGATTACGACGGTCTAGCTGACAAAATCCTTACATCTGAGTTTTAA
- a CDS encoding flagellar protein FlgN: MDNRLNEKKLYFQRVLAVWEGFCQLHKELYDLTCEEYLTLLASDIDKLETMLPLKDEIITKIGELEKDRTELIEQLNNTGLFATKIVKASDLLAAYAEIDGQNAIPALKNLNSLLIDIVQKIQEQNKKNQQFLNKAMLSLREIKQGFTGKKTYSTYGADGLTRSLNR, translated from the coding sequence ATGGATAATCGTCTGAACGAGAAGAAACTCTACTTCCAGCGCGTATTAGCGGTGTGGGAAGGTTTCTGCCAACTTCATAAAGAGCTTTATGACCTGACTTGCGAAGAGTACCTCACTCTCCTTGCCAGCGACATTGATAAGCTTGAAACCATGCTTCCGCTTAAGGATGAAATCATCACTAAGATCGGTGAGCTTGAAAAAGATCGTACAGAACTTATCGAACAATTAAACAACACAGGTCTTTTCGCGACCAAGATCGTGAAGGCCAGTGACCTACTTGCTGCCTATGCTGAAATTGATGGGCAGAATGCAATCCCAGCTCTTAAAAACCTGAACTCACTTTTGATCGACATCGTTCAAAAGATTCAGGAACAAAATAAGAAGAACCAGCAGTTCTTAAATAAAGCCATGCTTTCTCTTCGTGAAATCAAACAAGGTTTCACCGGGAAGAAAACTTATTCCACGTACGGAGCAGACGGACTTACCCGTTCGCTCAATAGATAA
- the flgK gene encoding flagellar hook-associated protein FlgK translates to MGADLLNIGKSGLFTAKSAMSTTSHNIANANTDGYSRQEVRMETSPTLGEGDYVLGTGVEIQSIKRSHDELVEKKLNNSITGHKFNEERTLQLGHVEEIFNEINSEGMNKVLNRFFNSFRELSNQPENETVRNVVKENAKIVVGDFHRIQKNLDDVRASINKKVALTVDEVNLLTKSIAKLNKEINIQEVTGSMANDLRDQRDRALRTLAEFFPISTYTDNKGQFIVGIEGVGSIVSGGISQDLAVGTTVPEGQTSADKGDIQVFFANRPGVPMTDKIKGGTLGAQIKTRNDEIVGLEKQVDELAHGLVLATNAIHRRGFANHPVPVDAEGNPIPNAAQKQVTGINFFKEPLDLKRAAEYISISDEIEADVNNIAAALEANKPGDNRVALAVSKLQHEKVLGAGTTTFEEQYLKSVGNIGLQAGKSKIDEEQSHGILAQAKSFKERLAGVSLDEEAANMVRYQNAYEASAKVIRASDEMFKAVLGLLG, encoded by the coding sequence TTGGGTGCTGACTTACTGAATATTGGAAAATCTGGATTGTTTACGGCGAAGTCGGCCATGTCGACGACGTCGCATAACATTGCCAATGCCAATACTGATGGATACTCCCGTCAGGAAGTAAGAATGGAGACGAGCCCAACTCTTGGCGAAGGCGATTACGTTCTTGGTACCGGGGTTGAAATCCAAAGTATCAAACGTTCGCACGATGAGCTGGTTGAGAAGAAGCTCAACAATTCAATTACCGGTCACAAATTTAATGAAGAAAGAACCCTTCAGCTTGGTCACGTAGAAGAAATCTTCAACGAGATCAACTCAGAAGGCATGAACAAGGTTTTGAACCGTTTCTTCAACTCGTTCCGTGAACTTTCTAACCAGCCGGAAAACGAAACTGTTCGTAACGTGGTTAAAGAGAACGCGAAGATCGTCGTTGGTGACTTCCACCGCATTCAGAAAAACCTGGATGACGTTCGTGCCAGCATCAATAAAAAAGTTGCTTTGACTGTAGATGAAGTGAACCTTCTCACAAAGAGCATCGCTAAACTCAATAAAGAAATTAACATCCAGGAAGTAACGGGAAGTATGGCCAATGATCTTCGCGATCAGCGTGACCGTGCTCTAAGAACTCTTGCTGAGTTCTTCCCTATTTCAACTTACACCGACAACAAGGGCCAATTCATTGTTGGTATCGAAGGTGTGGGTTCAATCGTTTCTGGTGGTATCTCGCAAGACCTGGCCGTTGGAACAACAGTTCCAGAGGGCCAGACTTCTGCAGATAAAGGTGACATTCAGGTCTTCTTTGCCAACCGTCCGGGTGTACCGATGACGGACAAGATCAAGGGCGGAACACTTGGTGCTCAGATCAAAACTCGTAATGATGAAATCGTGGGTCTTGAGAAACAGGTAGACGAGCTTGCTCACGGACTTGTGCTTGCGACCAACGCCATTCACCGCCGTGGTTTCGCTAACCACCCGGTGCCTGTAGATGCTGAAGGTAATCCGATTCCAAATGCCGCTCAAAAGCAAGTAACCGGAATTAACTTCTTTAAAGAACCACTCGATCTAAAACGTGCTGCTGAGTACATCTCTATCTCAGATGAAATCGAAGCAGACGTTAATAATATCGCCGCTGCCCTTGAGGCCAACAAGCCCGGTGATAACCGTGTGGCACTTGCGGTCTCAAAACTTCAGCACGAAAAAGTTCTCGGTGCTGGTACCACGACTTTTGAAGAACAATATTTAAAGTCAGTTGGTAACATCGGTCTTCAGGCCGGTAAATCAAAAATTGATGAAGAGCAATCTCACGGGATCCTTGCTCAGGCGAAATCTTTCAAAGAACGTCTGGCGGGTGTGTCTCTGGATGAAGAGGCGGCGAACATGGTTCGCTACCAGAATGCTTACGAAGCTTCTGCTAAAGTTATCAGAGCTTCAGATGAAATGTTTAAGGCTGTTTTAGGACTACTTGGATAG